The Micavibrio sp. TMED2 genome includes a window with the following:
- a CDS encoding cytochrome d terminal oxidase subunit 1 (part of the aerobic respiratory chain; catalyzes the ubiquinol to ubiquinone) yields MIDPLVIELSRLQFALTAMYHFLFVPITLGLSIIIAMMETVYVMTDRPIWRDMTKFWGLLFGINFAIGVATGITMEFQFGMNWSYYSHYVGDIFGAPLAIEGLMAFFLEATLVGMMFFGWERLSKVQHCVVTWLTAIGTNLSALWILIANGWMQNPVGSSFNPETMRMEVTDFAAVLLNPVAQAKFVHTVSAGYVMGAIFVMSISAFYVLRGRNLAFAKRSMAMAAAFGLAASLSVVVLGDESGYTTSHNQQMKMAAMEAMWETEDAPAGLTIFGIPDQEAQETHFEVKMPYVLGLIGTRSFSEEMPGIKDLVLIAEQRVRDGILAYDAVMAIRENPDDARAQAMFRRHQQDLGYGLLLKQYREDIENATDAEVKKAALSTVPDVRTLFWAFRIMVALGMFFIAFFAFSVFLAAKRTLHTKTWFMKIAFWSLPLPFIAIQLGWLVAEYGRQPWTVDGVLPTALSVSSLSIVDIVLTIVAFTLFYGTMAVIEVYLMRKYILMGPEGALGHGAKPDQQTDSDPMLGGGMVGAVPGSAAPLNADKAPQSASREG; encoded by the coding sequence ATGATTGACCCGCTTGTCATAGAACTATCACGGCTGCAGTTCGCGCTGACGGCCATGTATCACTTCCTGTTTGTGCCGATTACCCTCGGCCTGTCGATCATCATCGCCATGATGGAGACGGTCTATGTGATGACCGATCGTCCGATCTGGCGCGACATGACCAAATTCTGGGGTCTGCTGTTCGGCATCAACTTCGCGATCGGTGTCGCGACCGGGATTACCATGGAATTCCAGTTCGGAATGAACTGGTCCTATTACTCCCATTATGTCGGCGATATTTTCGGTGCGCCGCTGGCTATTGAGGGCTTGATGGCCTTCTTCCTCGAGGCAACGCTGGTCGGCATGATGTTCTTCGGCTGGGAGCGGTTGAGCAAGGTACAGCACTGTGTTGTCACCTGGCTGACCGCGATCGGTACGAACCTGTCCGCGCTCTGGATTCTGATTGCCAATGGCTGGATGCAGAACCCTGTCGGATCAAGCTTCAATCCCGAGACCATGCGGATGGAGGTCACAGACTTTGCTGCTGTTCTGCTCAATCCGGTTGCGCAGGCGAAATTCGTCCATACGGTCAGTGCAGGTTATGTGATGGGCGCGATCTTTGTCATGTCCATTTCCGCCTTCTACGTGCTGCGGGGACGCAATCTTGCATTTGCCAAACGGTCCATGGCAATGGCGGCGGCATTTGGTCTTGCCGCATCCCTGTCTGTCGTCGTGCTGGGTGACGAGAGCGGTTACACAACATCTCACAACCAGCAGATGAAAATGGCGGCCATGGAAGCCATGTGGGAAACCGAAGATGCACCTGCCGGTCTGACCATTTTCGGCATTCCGGATCAGGAAGCGCAGGAGACCCATTTCGAAGTCAAAATGCCGTATGTACTCGGGTTGATTGGCACCCGTTCATTCTCGGAGGAAATGCCGGGGATCAAGGATCTGGTGCTGATTGCCGAACAGCGTGTTCGCGATGGTATCCTTGCCTATGACGCGGTCATGGCTATTCGGGAGAACCCCGATGACGCCCGTGCGCAGGCGATGTTCCGTCGCCATCAGCAGGATCTCGGCTATGGTCTGCTGCTGAAGCAGTACCGTGAGGACATCGAAAATGCGACCGATGCCGAGGTGAAAAAGGCAGCACTCTCAACCGTGCCGGATGTACGGACCCTGTTCTGGGCATTCCGTATCATGGTTGCGTTGGGCATGTTCTTCATCGCGTTCTTCGCCTTCTCGGTCTTCCTTGCGGCCAAGCGTACGCTGCACACCAAGACATGGTTCATGAAGATTGCCTTCTGGAGCCTGCCGCTGCCATTCATCGCTATTCAGCTTGGCTGGCTGGTTGCGGAATATGGTCGTCAGCCATGGACCGTGGACGGTGTGCTGCCAACAGCGCTCAGTGTCTCTTCCCTGAGCATTGTGGACATTGTCCTGACCATTGTCGCCTTCACGCTGTTCTACGGCACCATGGCGGTGATCGAGGTCTATCTGATGCGCAAATATATCCTTATGGGGCCTGAAGGTGCGCTGGGTCACGGTGCCAAACCTGACCAGCAAACCGATAGCGACCCGATGCTCGGTGGCGGCATGGTTGGTGCCGTCCCC